The Sulfurimonas lithotrophica genome includes a region encoding these proteins:
- the trmD gene encoding tRNA (guanosine(37)-N1)-methyltransferase TrmD: MKFTFVTLFQNIIEGYFSDSILKRAIDSNIININYLNPRDYSTNKHNKVDDTAVGGGAGMVMNPQPLYDCLEDLKNKDKNVHIVFLTPVAKQFKQNDAKRLSKKSHIAFVSGRYEGIDERVIESYADEVYSIGDYILTGGELPSMVMSDAIARNIDGVLGNSESLDIESFETSLLEAPSFSKPANFKNNYVPKEYLKGNHSKIRSLKIALSECKSKFFRPEQLKKHIIRTSYEK; the protein is encoded by the coding sequence ATGAAATTTACATTTGTAACACTCTTCCAAAATATTATTGAAGGTTATTTTAGTGATTCTATATTGAAAAGAGCTATTGATAGTAATATTATAAATATAAACTATTTAAACCCAAGAGATTATTCTACAAATAAACACAATAAAGTAGATGATACAGCTGTGGGTGGCGGAGCTGGAATGGTTATGAATCCGCAGCCTTTATATGACTGTTTGGAAGATTTGAAAAATAAAGATAAAAATGTACATATTGTTTTTTTAACTCCTGTAGCAAAGCAATTTAAACAAAATGATGCAAAAAGATTATCAAAAAAAAGTCATATAGCGTTTGTTAGCGGAAGGTATGAAGGTATTGATGAACGCGTAATAGAAAGCTATGCTGATGAAGTATATTCTATTGGTGATTATATTTTAACAGGTGGTGAATTGCCGTCAATGGTAATGTCCGATGCTATTGCCAGAAATATAGATGGAGTTCTAGGTAATAGTGAATCACTAGATATAGAAAGTTTTGAAACATCTCTTTTAGAGGCACCATCATTCTCTAAACCGGCGAATTTTAAAAATAATTATGTGCCTAAAGAATATCTAAAGGGAAATCATAGTAAAATTCGCTCACTAAAAATCGCCTTGTCTGAATGTAAGAGTAAATTTTTCAGGCCGGAGCAGCTTAAAAAGCATATAATAAGGACATCTTATGAGAAATAA
- a CDS encoding efflux RND transporter periplasmic adaptor subunit — MKNQKRILVLSILLIIMPVYILAAEEKKAMPAPKADIYIVPEAKDIQIDLKYPAQIKSFKNVKVYSRALGILEKKLFKEGQIVQQGDLLYKIEDKLYEAKVQAAKASVEMNQAVLNNATRNWERISKLYKSKSVSDEQRDEALSEYENALSALALAKAHLKQAQIDLDYTSVKAPITGVVGLKKVDIGNLVTNEPPSELVSITQNDKVYIDFSMPMRDYENIKNNLWSIPENGKIQVAINLDGKELPQIGVVDFIDVNINQATSTLKMRAIVENPENTLMPGNFIRVALRGILQKNVITIPQKALLQNPMGTIVFVVEEGKAAVRPVIAGRESNDKYIVAGGMLKSGDKVIVNNFFRVKPGQPLTVDKIINK, encoded by the coding sequence ATGAAAAACCAAAAGAGAATACTAGTCTTATCAATCTTGTTAATTATCATGCCGGTGTATATATTAGCCGCTGAAGAGAAAAAAGCTATGCCAGCACCAAAAGCAGACATATATATAGTCCCTGAAGCCAAGGATATTCAAATAGATTTAAAATATCCGGCACAAATAAAATCTTTTAAGAATGTAAAAGTTTACTCAAGAGCGTTAGGTATATTGGAAAAAAAACTTTTTAAAGAAGGTCAAATTGTACAACAGGGAGATTTGCTTTATAAAATAGAAGACAAACTGTATGAGGCTAAAGTTCAAGCTGCAAAAGCTTCCGTTGAAATGAATCAGGCAGTTTTAAACAATGCAACACGTAATTGGGAGAGAATAAGTAAGTTATATAAAAGTAAATCCGTAAGTGATGAACAAAGAGATGAAGCCCTATCGGAATATGAAAATGCACTATCTGCACTGGCTTTGGCAAAGGCACACTTAAAACAAGCTCAAATTGACTTAGATTATACATCTGTAAAAGCACCTATTACAGGAGTGGTTGGACTTAAAAAAGTTGATATAGGAAACTTAGTTACCAATGAACCCCCGAGTGAATTAGTTAGTATAACTCAAAACGACAAGGTTTATATCGATTTTTCTATGCCTATGAGAGATTATGAAAATATTAAAAATAACCTTTGGTCAATACCCGAAAATGGCAAAATACAGGTTGCAATAAACCTTGATGGAAAAGAACTACCACAAATAGGTGTGGTAGATTTTATAGATGTTAATATAAATCAAGCAACTTCTACTCTAAAGATGAGAGCAATAGTAGAAAATCCGGAAAATACATTGATGCCTGGGAATTTTATAAGAGTTGCATTAAGGGGAATTTTACAAAAAAATGTTATTACTATTCCTCAAAAAGCACTTTTACAAAATCCTATGGGGACTATAGTTTTTGTGGTTGAAGAAGGTAAAGCAGCAGTAAGACCTGTCATAGCAGGAAGAGAAAGCAATGATAAATATATTGTTGCAGGCGGTATGTTAAAGAGTGGAGATAAAGTTATAGTAAATAATTTTTTTAGAGTAAAACCGGGACAACCTTTAACTGTAGATAAGATAATTAATAAATAA
- the rpsP gene encoding 30S ribosomal protein S16, with the protein MTVIRLTRMGRKKQPFYRIAVTDSRKRRDGGWIELIGHYNPMNDEKTLVVDNERLDYWLSVGAKMSDRVKKITGR; encoded by the coding sequence ATGACAGTAATTAGACTTACTCGTATGGGAAGAAAAAAACAACCTTTTTATCGTATAGCGGTAACAGATAGCCGTAAACGTAGAGATGGTGGTTGGATTGAGTTAATCGGACACTATAATCCAATGAATGATGAAAAAACTCTTGTAGTTGACAATGAAAGACTAGACTACTGGTTAAGCGTTGGTGCTAAAATGAGTGACCGCGTTAAAAAGATAACTGGTCGTTAA
- the rplS gene encoding 50S ribosomal protein L19: protein MRNKYIENFEKAQTVEKNIPDFRAGDTVNLAVTIKEGDKTRVQAYEGVCIAKRGQGTGQTITVRKIGANGVGIERIFPIYSDSINEIKVVRRGRVRRAKLNYLRNLAGKAARIKELRSK, encoded by the coding sequence ATGAGAAATAAGTATATTGAAAACTTTGAAAAAGCACAAACTGTTGAAAAAAATATTCCAGATTTTCGTGCGGGTGATACTGTAAATTTAGCAGTAACTATTAAAGAAGGTGACAAAACTCGTGTTCAGGCATATGAAGGTGTATGTATTGCAAAACGTGGTCAAGGAACTGGTCAAACTATTACAGTTCGTAAAATTGGAGCTAACGGTGTAGGAATTGAGAGAATCTTCCCAATTTACTCTGATTCAATTAACGAGATTAAAGTTGTTCGTCGTGGTCGTGTTCGTCGTGCGAAACTTAACTATCTTCGTAACCTTGCTGGTAAAGCAGCTCGTATTAAAGAACTAAGAAGCAAATAA
- a CDS encoding KH domain-containing protein has product MISEFVAQFAKLIATHPEDVRVELTEGNEVTEIVLFANQADIGKLIGKEGKMIGAIKTVISGCKAKDGMSYRINVEAV; this is encoded by the coding sequence ATGATTAGTGAATTTGTTGCACAGTTTGCTAAACTTATAGCAACTCATCCAGAAGATGTTAGAGTTGAGTTAACTGAAGGCAATGAAGTTACTGAAATTGTACTTTTTGCCAATCAAGCTGATATAGGTAAGCTTATTGGTAAAGAGGGTAAAATGATTGGTGCTATAAAAACTGTTATCTCAGGTTGTAAAGCCAAGGATGGTATGAGTTATCGCATCAATGTTGAGGCTGTGTAA
- the rimM gene encoding ribosome maturation factor RimM (Essential for efficient processing of 16S rRNA), with protein MKQSDLLYIATIGKTVGLKGDMKLHIKSDFPEQFRKGASFYINEKDKLTIDSINFERGLVKFEGYSTPELAKKLTNKNLYTTYEQTRKDCRLEEGENFWFDIIGCKVYEEDELLGEVKELERILDVNYLLIKTDEKLLEQKKAKSFLVPHRKPFLISIDVNEKIIKLNGAKDILEAS; from the coding sequence TTGAAACAGTCTGATCTACTTTATATCGCTACAATCGGCAAGACAGTCGGTTTAAAAGGCGATATGAAACTCCACATAAAATCTGATTTTCCAGAACAATTCAGAAAAGGTGCGTCTTTTTATATAAATGAAAAAGATAAACTAACTATTGATAGTATAAACTTTGAAAGAGGTTTAGTTAAGTTCGAAGGCTATTCTACACCTGAACTTGCAAAAAAACTGACAAATAAAAATCTTTATACTACTTATGAACAAACAAGAAAAGATTGCCGTCTTGAAGAAGGCGAAAATTTTTGGTTTGACATAATAGGTTGCAAAGTGTATGAGGAAGATGAGCTTTTAGGTGAAGTTAAAGAGTTGGAACGCATATTAGATGTAAATTACTTATTAATTAAAACAGATGAGAAACTTCTAGAGCAAAAAAAAGCAAAAAGCTTTTTAGTTCCACATAGAAAACCATTTTTAATCTCTATAGATGTAAATGAAAAAATCATTAAACTAAATGGTGCAAAAGATATTTTAGAAGCTTCATAA
- a CDS encoding TolC family protein, producing MIKKLYLICVIPSFVFAHTLNELVEMSFNNKLIESSKMNIESTQYEYESVKAKYLPQLSLGAKYQLTNKETSSVADNINVLYAEVDYNIYDGGKRENTFDSYESDILSAKENLSDLKNKIALEVVNYYYSYMSLSSQKEAKLKHIEQLQAQHQRLQKFLEAGKVTNDEVDKIVSRVQSANVNLHEIELNIQTILHNLEYLVGKKVSVTGTSKIEEYIEQEDNGIRSDLKALKLDTESLLYKAKAQKSDYFPSLNINDTYYRYDLNYKTLTYNGLSDEYTQNLISLNLSWNIFGFGTTKKAYESAYKKYTALKSKFEYEKNKASVDLKLAKKALEIGKLKILSAEAALKAADSTYVTIKNKYQNGLVDNVAYLEALSEKYSAISQLKDATYDLEIKKTNIIYHSGKNIEEYIK from the coding sequence ATGATAAAAAAACTATATTTAATATGTGTCATTCCTTCTTTTGTTTTTGCTCATACCTTAAATGAATTAGTAGAAATGTCTTTTAATAACAAGCTGATAGAATCTTCAAAAATGAATATCGAATCAACTCAATATGAGTATGAAAGTGTTAAAGCAAAATATCTACCTCAATTATCGCTTGGGGCTAAATATCAGTTGACAAATAAGGAAACATCAAGTGTAGCGGATAATATAAATGTTTTATATGCAGAGGTTGATTATAATATATATGACGGAGGAAAAAGGGAAAACACTTTTGATTCATATGAATCGGATATCTTAAGTGCTAAAGAAAATCTTTCGGATTTAAAAAACAAAATAGCTCTTGAAGTTGTTAACTACTATTACAGTTATATGTCTTTGTCTTCACAAAAAGAGGCAAAACTTAAACATATAGAGCAACTTCAAGCCCAACATCAAAGACTTCAAAAGTTTTTAGAAGCAGGCAAAGTTACTAACGATGAAGTAGATAAAATTGTATCTAGAGTACAAAGTGCAAATGTAAATTTACATGAGATAGAATTAAATATACAAACAATTCTACATAATTTAGAATATTTAGTAGGTAAGAAAGTTAGTGTTACCGGTACTTCAAAGATAGAAGAGTATATTGAACAAGAAGATAACGGAATTCGATCGGATCTTAAGGCTTTAAAATTAGATACCGAAAGTTTACTATATAAAGCTAAAGCTCAAAAAAGTGATTATTTTCCAAGTCTTAATATTAATGATACTTATTATAGATATGATTTGAACTATAAAACTCTGACATATAACGGGCTTTCTGATGAATACACTCAAAATCTAATATCTTTAAACTTGTCTTGGAATATTTTTGGATTTGGTACAACAAAAAAAGCTTATGAATCAGCTTATAAAAAATATACCGCTTTAAAGTCAAAATTTGAATATGAAAAAAATAAAGCAAGTGTAGATTTAAAATTAGCAAAAAAAGCTTTAGAAATCGGAAAACTTAAAATATTATCGGCAGAGGCTGCTTTAAAAGCGGCAGACAGTACATATGTAACTATTAAAAATAAATACCAAAACGGTTTAGTAGATAATGTTGCTTATCTTGAAGCTTTAAGTGAAAAATATTCGGCAATCAGCCAATTAAAAGATGCAACTTATGACTTAGAGATAAAAAAAACAAATATAATATACCACAGCGGTAAAAATATAGAGGAGTATATAAAATAA
- a CDS encoding efflux RND transporter permease subunit yields MFSKFFINRPIFATVVSILIILAGIISINILPVKEYPAVTPPQINVQATYPGADAKTLSSTVATTLENAINGVENMTYITSTASPSGILSMSVMFEVGTAVEQAKVDVNNRVQLALSKLPTEVQRQGISVKERSPDMLKVIAFTSKNEVHDTTYISNYLTVNVIDDIKRIKGVGEAMVFGAKDYAIRIWIDPQKLAFYSLTADDVTSVIRTQNNQYATGSIGREPIKTVTPFTYSITTEGRLKTVEAFENIIVRSNEDGSTLRVKDLAQVKLGADSINTVGRYSGDPMIPVGIFLSPGANALEVSAALDKTLEELSKNFPEDIKYKIPYDATLFVKESIKEVIKTLGEAILFVIILIYLFLGNVRATFIPVMAIPVSVIGTFAGLYAAGFSINLLTLFGMILAIGLVVDDAIIVIENVERNLRTKDLKVKDATIEAMKELTTPLIAIILVLSAVFIPAALTGGFSGVMYKQFAITIVMAVVISGIVALTLTPALCAIFLKQHEPEPIWPIRKFNQFFDWSTRIFIGITKQTIRLWFFSLALFAILIYATYSIMKINPTGLVPTEDKGMLMVLTYMMPATSLGESKKITAEIEKQLLANPNVIGTGAITGIDIATFAYKTDAGIMFTKLKPWSERKLPEQKSQALAGQFMGQFMMTSKEAFVVPVNPPPIMGMSTTGGFEMWIQDRTGGSLHTLNKYTSEIVAKASQDSRLSGVRTTLNTNTPQYKLSVDNDKAKAMNISIDSIFNTIQSTFGQGYINDFNLYGRTFHVNIQSDSQYRATKEEFKSVYVKTKDNNLVPLSELTSLDRVVDASVIERFNMFNAAKVTGNPNIGYASSDATKAIEEIAESVLPEGYTIAWSGTTFQEKKLESEGNYTSLYAAIFVFLILAALYESWSIPLAVIISIPFAIFGAALAVFLRGLEADIYFQVGLITLVGLSAKNAILIVEFAMDKLKNGMNLLDATIEAAKLRFRPIVMTSLAFIVGTLPLAISSGAGSASRHIIGTTVVGGMITAMVIGVLFIPLFFYIVLKVKQKILKTNTKLDI; encoded by the coding sequence ATGTTTTCAAAGTTTTTTATAAATAGGCCCATATTTGCCACCGTCGTATCTATTTTAATAATTTTAGCAGGAATTATATCTATAAACATACTTCCTGTAAAAGAATATCCTGCAGTTACACCTCCGCAAATTAATGTACAAGCTACATATCCCGGAGCGGATGCAAAAACATTGTCTTCGACTGTTGCAACAACTTTGGAAAATGCAATAAACGGTGTAGAAAATATGACATATATTACTTCTACGGCATCTCCAAGCGGCATTCTTTCAATGAGTGTTATGTTTGAAGTCGGAACAGCTGTAGAACAAGCTAAAGTTGATGTTAACAATAGAGTTCAGCTTGCTTTATCTAAACTTCCTACAGAAGTTCAAAGACAAGGTATAAGCGTAAAAGAACGCTCACCTGATATGTTAAAAGTAATTGCATTTACATCAAAAAATGAAGTCCATGACACTACATATATATCCAACTATTTAACCGTAAACGTAATAGATGATATAAAAAGGATAAAAGGTGTCGGTGAAGCGATGGTATTTGGTGCAAAGGATTATGCAATAAGAATTTGGATAGATCCTCAAAAGTTGGCTTTTTATAGTTTGACAGCAGATGATGTAACATCAGTTATAAGAACTCAAAATAACCAATATGCAACAGGGAGTATAGGAAGAGAACCTATAAAAACAGTTACTCCATTTACTTACTCTATAACTACGGAAGGTAGGTTAAAAACAGTTGAAGCTTTTGAAAATATTATAGTTCGTTCAAATGAAGATGGTTCAACTCTTAGAGTTAAGGATTTAGCGCAAGTTAAACTTGGAGCCGATTCTATTAATACTGTAGGACGTTATAGCGGTGATCCAATGATACCTGTTGGTATTTTTTTATCTCCTGGAGCGAATGCTCTTGAAGTATCTGCTGCTTTGGATAAAACACTAGAAGAGCTTTCAAAAAATTTTCCGGAAGACATTAAGTATAAAATACCTTATGATGCTACACTTTTTGTAAAAGAGTCTATAAAAGAGGTTATTAAAACCCTTGGTGAAGCTATTTTGTTTGTAATAATACTTATATATTTGTTTTTAGGAAATGTTAGAGCGACTTTTATTCCGGTTATGGCTATTCCTGTTTCGGTAATAGGTACTTTTGCCGGATTATATGCGGCAGGCTTTTCAATAAACTTATTGACATTGTTTGGGATGATTTTAGCAATCGGTCTTGTTGTTGACGATGCTATTATTGTTATAGAAAATGTTGAAAGAAATCTAAGAACTAAAGACTTAAAAGTTAAAGATGCAACTATTGAGGCAATGAAAGAATTAACAACACCTTTGATAGCTATTATATTAGTCTTGTCTGCCGTATTTATTCCTGCAGCACTTACGGGTGGTTTTAGTGGAGTTATGTACAAACAATTTGCAATTACGATAGTGATGGCTGTTGTTATTTCAGGAATTGTGGCATTAACATTAACCCCTGCATTATGTGCTATATTCTTAAAACAACATGAACCTGAACCTATTTGGCCAATTAGAAAATTTAATCAGTTCTTTGATTGGTCTACAAGAATTTTTATCGGTATAACAAAACAAACTATACGATTGTGGTTTTTTTCTTTGGCTTTATTTGCTATTTTGATTTATGCAACTTACTCCATTATGAAAATTAATCCAACAGGATTAGTCCCTACGGAAGATAAGGGTATGCTGATGGTTTTAACATATATGATGCCAGCAACGTCATTAGGAGAATCTAAAAAAATAACTGCAGAAATAGAAAAACAACTTTTAGCAAATCCAAATGTTATAGGAACAGGTGCAATAACTGGTATCGATATAGCTACATTTGCCTATAAAACAGATGCTGGAATTATGTTTACAAAGCTTAAACCTTGGTCTGAAAGGAAACTACCTGAACAGAAATCACAAGCACTTGCAGGTCAATTTATGGGTCAATTTATGATGACTAGTAAAGAAGCATTTGTAGTCCCTGTTAACCCACCTCCAATAATGGGTATGAGTACTACCGGTGGATTTGAAATGTGGATACAAGACAGAACAGGCGGAAGTTTACATACTCTTAATAAATATACGAGTGAAATAGTTGCTAAAGCAAGTCAAGATTCAAGACTTAGTGGTGTAAGAACTACATTAAATACTAATACACCGCAATATAAACTAAGTGTAGATAATGATAAGGCAAAAGCTATGAATATATCAATTGATTCTATATTTAATACAATTCAAAGTACATTTGGACAAGGATATATAAATGATTTTAATTTATATGGAAGAACATTTCATGTAAATATTCAATCGGATTCACAATACAGAGCCACAAAAGAAGAATTTAAATCTGTTTATGTTAAAACTAAAGATAACAATCTAGTTCCACTAAGTGAACTAACAAGTTTAGATAGAGTTGTAGATGCAAGTGTAATTGAGCGTTTTAATATGTTTAATGCTGCAAAAGTGACAGGGAACCCAAATATTGGCTATGCTTCTAGTGATGCGACAAAGGCTATAGAAGAAATAGCTGAAAGTGTTTTACCTGAAGGCTATACTATAGCATGGTCGGGAACTACATTTCAAGAAAAAAAGCTTGAAAGTGAAGGAAATTATACATCTTTATATGCAGCTATATTCGTATTTTTAATTCTTGCGGCACTTTATGAGAGTTGGAGTATTCCTTTAGCTGTAATTATATCCATTCCTTTTGCAATATTCGGTGCAGCTCTCGCTGTCTTTTTACGTGGACTTGAAGCTGATATATATTTTCAAGTAGGGTTAATAACCTTAGTCGGGCTATCGGCAAAAAATGCTATATTGATAGTTGAATTTGCTATGGATAAATTAAAAAACGGTATGAATTTGTTGGATGCAACAATTGAAGCTGCTAAATTAAGATTTAGACCTATAGTTATGACATCGTTAGCTTTTATTGTAGGTACTTTACCTTTGGCTATAAGTAGTGGAGCAGGTAGTGCCAGCCGTCATATAATAGGTACTACAGTTGTCGGTGGAATGATAACAGCAATGGTTATCGGTGTTTTATTTATTCCATTGTTTTTTTATATTGTTCTTAAAGTAAAACAAAAAATATTAAAGACCAATACAAAACTTGATATTTAA
- a CDS encoding ABC transporter ATP-binding protein, with the protein MKKVLKRYWPFVKEYKFYYFLVFIGIILTVSATAATAHIMKPLMDEMFIEKKEEMLYLIPIGMIVIYFVKAIGRYIQSVYMQYIGVHIVTRFREMMLEKMISLDMMYLYLNRSGELISRISNDINRILYFVSNMFPELLRESLTVVALISYTIYLNHTLAMYALVVVPLVVYPLIKIAKRLKKYSHRMQNKNADVTTRLTEIFNNTEVIKANATEKYEVQRFSEQSWEYFKIHMKSVFVGDVVPPVMEVLGASGLAAVIFIGGREVYDGNMTVGEFTAFLTAVGLMFDPIKKVGAIYTKIQDALAASERIFEVLDTKSRITYGNVELLDNIKTIEYKNVTLKYEDSYALNNVNIKISSGENIALVGDSGGGKSTFINMLLRFFDPDNGQVLINDLDIKEYENTSLKHHMSLVTQRIYIFQDTLAANVAYGCEEIDEEKVHEALRLADATKFVNELEDGINTQMEEFGANLSGGQRQRVAIARAIYKHSSLLLFDEATSALDNESEKRIQKALDEYTKDKITITIAHRLSTIKHADKILVLQKGEIVASGTHNELLESSDIYKRLAGQLEA; encoded by the coding sequence ACCGTTAGTGCAACTGCAGCGACAGCTCATATAATGAAACCCCTTATGGACGAGATGTTTATTGAGAAAAAAGAGGAGATGTTATATCTTATTCCTATAGGAATGATAGTAATTTATTTTGTTAAAGCTATAGGTAGATATATTCAATCTGTATATATGCAGTATATAGGTGTACATATCGTAACTAGATTTCGCGAGATGATGCTTGAAAAAATGATATCTCTTGATATGATGTATTTATATTTAAACCGTAGCGGTGAGTTGATTTCAAGAATATCAAATGATATAAATAGAATTTTATATTTTGTATCAAATATGTTTCCAGAATTATTAAGGGAGTCACTGACAGTTGTGGCACTTATAAGTTATACGATATATTTAAATCATACTTTAGCAATGTATGCATTAGTTGTAGTACCGTTAGTAGTTTATCCATTGATAAAAATTGCTAAAAGATTGAAAAAATATTCTCATAGGATGCAGAATAAAAATGCAGACGTAACAACCAGACTTACAGAAATATTTAATAATACAGAAGTGATAAAGGCTAATGCAACTGAAAAATATGAAGTTCAACGCTTTAGTGAGCAAAGTTGGGAATATTTTAAAATACATATGAAATCTGTTTTTGTCGGTGATGTAGTACCGCCTGTAATGGAAGTTTTAGGTGCCAGTGGACTTGCAGCTGTTATTTTTATCGGTGGTAGAGAAGTTTATGACGGTAATATGACAGTCGGTGAATTTACTGCGTTTTTAACAGCTGTGGGACTTATGTTTGATCCTATTAAAAAAGTTGGTGCTATCTATACAAAAATTCAAGATGCTTTAGCTGCAAGTGAGAGAATATTTGAAGTTTTAGATACTAAAAGTCGTATTACGTACGGTAATGTAGAATTATTGGATAATATCAAAACAATAGAATATAAAAATGTAACCCTTAAGTATGAAGACTCTTATGCATTAAATAACGTAAATATTAAAATAAGTTCGGGTGAGAATATAGCATTGGTCGGAGACAGCGGTGGTGGAAAATCGACTTTTATAAATATGCTTCTGCGTTTTTTTGACCCGGACAACGGGCAAGTTTTAATCAATGATTTGGATATAAAAGAGTATGAAAATACTTCTTTAAAGCATCATATGTCTTTAGTAACTCAGCGTATATATATATTTCAAGATACTTTAGCGGCAAATGTAGCTTATGGTTGTGAAGAGATAGATGAAGAAAAAGTTCATGAAGCTTTAAGACTTGCAGATGCCACAAAGTTTGTTAATGAACTTGAAGATGGAATAAATACACAAATGGAAGAGTTTGGTGCAAATCTTTCAGGTGGACAGCGTCAACGCGTAGCTATCGCTAGGGCGATATACAAACATTCGTCGTTGTTACTCTTTGATGAAGCTACATCTGCTTTGGATAATGAGAGTGAAAAGAGAATTCAAAAAGCTTTGGATGAATATACAAAAGATAAGATAACCATAACGATAGCACACAGGTTAAGTACGATAAAACATGCCGATAAAATCTTGGTTCTACAAAAAGGAGAAATAGTAGCATCCGGAACTCATAATGAATTATTAGAGAGTAGTGATATTTATAAAAGATTAGCGGGTCAGTTAGAAGCTTAA
- the aat gene encoding leucyl/phenylalanyl-tRNA--protein transferase, with translation MQIPQLNKYSLIFPHPEDANEDGILAWGGDLNPSRLIRAYQNGIFPWYNKGEPILWWSPDPRLIMELDDFKLSRSLKKSMKKFEYKFDTNFSQVIRRCGTINRKEQLGTWIQEDIIEAFEELHGMGLAHSIESYIDNKLVGGLYGIVVGKVFCGESMFADVSDASKAAYAILVKHLKIWGYDFIDCQVPTEHLKSLGAKEVARTYFLDRLYKVNIDKLEHSWEIIK, from the coding sequence ATGCAAATCCCTCAACTAAATAAATACTCACTTATCTTTCCTCATCCAGAAGATGCCAATGAAGACGGCATCTTGGCTTGGGGAGGGGATTTAAATCCCTCCAGACTTATACGAGCATATCAAAACGGTATCTTTCCATGGTATAACAAAGGTGAACCAATTTTATGGTGGTCACCAGATCCTAGACTAATAATGGAGTTAGATGATTTTAAACTATCTCGCTCACTTAAAAAAAGTATGAAAAAATTTGAATATAAGTTTGATACAAATTTTTCACAAGTAATTCGCAGATGCGGAACTATAAATAGAAAAGAGCAGTTAGGAACTTGGATACAAGAAGATATTATTGAAGCCTTTGAAGAGTTACACGGTATGGGTTTAGCACACTCTATTGAGAGTTATATAGATAATAAATTAGTGGGTGGCTTATACGGCATAGTTGTTGGTAAAGTTTTTTGTGGAGAATCTATGTTTGCAGATGTAAGTGATGCTTCAAAAGCTGCATATGCGATTCTAGTCAAACATTTAAAAATATGGGGATATGATTTTATAGATTGTCAAGTACCGACTGAACATCTTAAAAGTCTAGGTGCTAAAGAAGTAGCAAGGACATATTTTTTAGATAGACTCTATAAAGTAAATATAGATAAATTAGAACATAGTTGGGAAATTATTAAATAA
- a CDS encoding transcriptional regulator, SarA/Rot family: MNANELKLHLDSKDDDHICSKSDIGYVTLPLIMLSQKLLTKIENLLSKKYNLSNSEIDVLASLYSCKDEKHTLTPTKLYEKLLFSSGGMTKVLKKLELKEFIKRLDNIEDKRSKLVQLTPLGKNIVEKSLSEVIELEENFFIHLNEKDRKRLSDSLFHALGDHDRE, from the coding sequence ATGAATGCTAATGAATTAAAATTACACCTTGATAGCAAGGATGACGACCATATATGTAGTAAGAGTGACATAGGCTATGTAACTTTGCCTTTGATTATGTTATCTCAAAAACTTTTGACTAAGATTGAGAACCTTTTAAGTAAAAAATATAATCTCTCAAATAGCGAAATTGACGTATTAGCTTCTTTATATTCTTGCAAAGACGAAAAGCACACTTTAACCCCTACAAAACTGTATGAAAAACTACTTTTTTCTTCAGGAGGTATGACAAAGGTATTAAAAAAGCTAGAACTAAAAGAATTTATAAAAAGACTTGATAATATAGAAGATAAAAGAAGTAAACTTGTTCAACTTACACCTTTAGGAAAAAATATTGTGGAAAAATCTTTAAGTGAGGTTATTGAATTGGAAGAGAATTTTTTTATACATTTAAACGAAAAAGATAGAAAAAGATTATCCGACTCACTCTTTCATGCACTAGGTGATCACGATAGAGAATAA